The stretch of DNA TTGAAGGTTATATATAGCCAAAACTTAAATATACTATTGACAGCATATGCAGGGCCACGTAAAATAGCTATTAAAGGGGAGTAGCTGCCCGGCCTAACGGGTTGTCAAATCGTCAATACAGCTTTGGCTCGGTTTGACATAGCTTAATTATTAAGTGAGCTAAGCGAGACCTTCACGATTTTTGCGTGAAGGTCTCGCTTTTTTATATACCCCGGACAAATGTATTGGAAAACGTGCTAGCTAGAAAATGCGCAAGTCTCTTATAATGAGGCAGGATACTGCAGTGATGCCGATACTACGTGTTTAAAATGAAGTTGGAGGCGATTTTAAATGCTATAAGTCGTTAGCCCTGGCGTTACAATACTCATTAGCAAGGTAATAAATCGGGTCAATAAATATAGAAAGGAAATGGTTATATGCTCATATTATTATATTTAGTAGGTGGTCTGGCGCTAATACTATTGAGTGCCGAGATATTCACCAACGGTATAGAGTGGCTGGGAAAAAGATTAAAGCTATCCGAGGGTGCGGTGGGCAGTGTGCTGGCCGCGGTGGGTACGGCTTTGCCGGAAGCAATGATACCCGTAATGGCTATTTTATTTGGCACAGGAGATGCAGCACATGAGATAGGTATTGGTGCCATTTTGGGCGCGCCGTTTATGCTGGCTACACTGGCGCTGTGCATCACGGGCATCGCCGCGCTGGTATATACGGTGAACGGCCGAAAGCGGGAGTTTATGCATATTGATGATACCATTATGAAAAGGGACCTGCAATTTTTTATCTTGGTCTACTCAGTGGCTATACTGGCAGCCTTTTTACCGGTTGCATACAAATTGCCAGTGGCTATATTATTGGTACTTGCATACATTATTTACGTCTCCCGTACCATCAAAGCGGGAGGTGCACAGGGTGAATCCGAAGTCAAACCACTGCATTTTGCCAAAAAGTATGAACAGCCTGCAACCTCGGTGATATTGCTGCAGGTGCTTACTGCTTTGGTGGGTATTGTTGTCGGTGCACACTTTTTTGTCGATGGTATAGAACACGTGGCTGAACTTTTGCACATATCACCTTTTATATTGTCCATTTTCATTGCTCCCATTGCCACGGAGCTACCGGAAAAATTCAACAGCCTTATCTGGGTGCGCCAGGGTAAGGATACTCTGGCATTGGGCAACATCACCGGGGCTATGGTGTTTCAAAGTTCCATGATCCCGGCCATGGGGATCGCTTTGACGCCCTGGGTGCTGAACGATTTGGCTCTGATAAGTGCTTTACTGGCCCTGGCGGGGGCGGGGTTAGTTTACCTTAGCCTGCAGATAAAAAAATCCCTTCGTCCCTCAACCCTGGTTTTAACCGGTGGGCTGTATGCAGCATTTGTTATGTCCGCTTTCATTGTATAATAAGTGGATTGCACCGGGTGCGCTGGACGGTATCAAGTTTACAATCCCCGAGCCTTTGGGCGCTGGGTGGTGATATTTTCGCCATATCCAGGTCAGCAATTAAAGTGTAACGTTATACTGTACAGTATTTGGTGCATATTATATAATATAGCTAGGGGGTGATAGCCTTGGGGAGTTGAAATACTATAAAATCGGTACCATAGCCCAGCTTGCCGGGGTAAGCAGGAGAACCATTGACTATTACACCAACCTGGGTTTGCTTAAACCAATTCGTTCGGAGAATAATTATCGTTACTATACCGGACACACTCTGGCCCGGCTTAAAATTATTGAGACTTTGAAAGCGCAGCGGTTTACCCTGGAAGAAATAAGGGAACAGATGACCATGTTGGACCAAGATCAAGCCGGGCATCCGGACAACCCGATTAATATCGATTATATCCGGAAGCAAATAAAACAGTTGGAAGAGCAGCTCACCCAACTACAGCCTGCTGCGACCGGCCTGGATTCCAGCCAGGCGGCTGTGCTGTCCAGGCAGGTAATGCTGAGGGGGATGGCCGTTATGAATGCACTAATTATATATATTAATGAAATAACCATTATGATATAAAAAACTTTGGTTTTACTCTATACAGACGGCCTGGTATCCAGCTCTCCCCGATATTTCGATTTAAATTTTAAAATTAATAAAAGGAGGGTTTAAATGAATACCTTAAAAGTATGGTTATTAATGGGTGCGCTTTCCATCATACTGGTGTTAATGGGTAACGCCATTTTTGGCCAGTCGGGCGCTATGTTGTTTTTCTTAATTGCGATGGCCATGAACTTTTTCAGCTACTTTTACAGCGATAAAATTGCTATTAAAATGACACGCTCCTACCCTGTTTCCCAGGGTGAGGCGCCCGAGCTTTATGACATAGTGCAAAGGTTATCCCGGCGGGCTGGTATCCCCATGCCCAAACTTTATGTAACACCATCGGACCAACCTAACGCCTTTGCCACCGGGAGAAACCCCTCCCATGCGGCGGTGGCTGTTACCGAGGGCCTTATGCGACTGCTAAATCGGTCCGAGGTGGAGGGTGTATTGGCCCACGAGCTGGCGCATATAAAAAACAGAGACGTGCTGTTGGGTACTATAGCGGCCGCCCTGGCCGGTGCCATTACCATGATGGCCAACGCTTTTCAATGGGCTCTCATATTCGGCATGGGCAGGGGTGAAGATGAGGAAGGCGGCGGCATGTTGGGTGGACTGGTGATGGCCATAATAGCACCCATTGCTGCTATGATTGTGCAAATGGCCATTTCCCGATCCAGGGAATATATGGCCGATGCTACAGGTGCCCG from Desulfoscipio gibsoniae DSM 7213 encodes:
- a CDS encoding sodium:calcium antiporter, with the translated sequence MLILLYLVGGLALILLSAEIFTNGIEWLGKRLKLSEGAVGSVLAAVGTALPEAMIPVMAILFGTGDAAHEIGIGAILGAPFMLATLALCITGIAALVYTVNGRKREFMHIDDTIMKRDLQFFILVYSVAILAAFLPVAYKLPVAILLVLAYIIYVSRTIKAGGAQGESEVKPLHFAKKYEQPATSVILLQVLTALVGIVVGAHFFVDGIEHVAELLHISPFILSIFIAPIATELPEKFNSLIWVRQGKDTLALGNITGAMVFQSSMIPAMGIALTPWVLNDLALISALLALAGAGLVYLSLQIKKSLRPSTLVLTGGLYAAFVMSAFIV
- a CDS encoding MerR family transcriptional regulator; protein product: MKYYKIGTIAQLAGVSRRTIDYYTNLGLLKPIRSENNYRYYTGHTLARLKIIETLKAQRFTLEEIREQMTMLDQDQAGHPDNPINIDYIRKQIKQLEEQLTQLQPAATGLDSSQAAVLSRQVMLRGMAVMNALIIYINEITIMI
- a CDS encoding zinc metalloprotease HtpX, giving the protein MNTLKVWLLMGALSIILVLMGNAIFGQSGAMLFFLIAMAMNFFSYFYSDKIAIKMTRSYPVSQGEAPELYDIVQRLSRRAGIPMPKLYVTPSDQPNAFATGRNPSHAAVAVTEGLMRLLNRSEVEGVLAHELAHIKNRDVLLGTIAAALAGAITMMANAFQWALIFGMGRGEDEEGGGMLGGLVMAIIAPIAAMIVQMAISRSREYMADATGARIAGSPDGLANALLKLESAAHRIPMQANPATSHLFIVNPLSGASVARLFSTHPPIQDRVARLKGMR